The Candidatus Binatota bacterium genome segment CAACCTCAAGCTGGGTTTGCCTTACTGGGTGACGAGCTGGACCGAATCACACCGCAACGTTTTCGAGGCCCTGGCGCTCGAAAAGACCGTGTATTTCCTGGTACTGATGCTCATCATCCTGGTGGCTGCCTTCAACATAGTGGCGACCCTCTACATGGTGGTCATGGAAAAACGGCGCGACATCGCCGTGCTGCGAACCCTGGGCGCGCGCAGTATGAGCGTGGCTCTGGTCTTCGTGTGCAAGGGCATGATTATAGCCACGGTGGGCACCGGACTGGGCGCTCTTTTCGGCTGGCTGATCTGCCTGGGGCTCGATCAGTACGAGTGGATAAAGCTTCCCGAGGGCGTTTTTTACGTCAGCAGGCTGCCGGTGCGCATAGTACTGGCCAACTTCCTGGCGGTGATGGGCGCCGCCATGACCCTGTGCCTGGCGGCTGCGATCTTTCCTGCCCGCAAGGCCGTGGGGGTCGTACCCGTGGACGTGCTGCGCTATGAGTGACGGTGCTCGGACTATATCCGGGGACATGACCGGGGGCATACTGGTCGGCCAGGGGCTCACCCGTCGTTTTGACGACGGCGAAAGAGTCATCGAAGTACTGGTCAATGTCTGCCTCGAGGTAGAAAGGGGAGAGAGCGTGGCAGTGGTAGGGGAGTCCGGGGTGGGCAAGAGCACGCTTTTGCACCTTCTGTCAGGGCTCGATAATCCCGATTCGGGTCGGGTTATGCTCGACGGTCAAGACTTGTTTGCCCAGGATGCGGCGGGGCTGGCCGACCTGCGCAATCGAAGTATCGGTTTCGTGTTCCAGTTTCACCACCTCATGGGAGATTTTGACGCCGTGGAGAACGTAATGATGCCGTTGCTCATCGGCGGCATGGGCAGGACCGAGGCAAGTGGGAAGGCCGTCGAACTGCTCGAGCGGGTCGGGCTGGGAGAACGCCTGCACCACCGCCCAGCCGAACTGTCGGGCGGAGAACAGCAACGCGTTGCTGTTGCCCGCGCCCTGGTCGCCCGGCCGGCCGTGGTGTTTGCCGACGAGCCCACTGGCAACCTCGACCCCCAGGCCACCGTCGAGGTGCAGCAACTGCTGGACGAGGTCCGCAGGGAAGCCAATTGCGCGATGGTGGTAGCTACCCACGATCCTGTCATGGCCGCCCGCGCTGATCGTGTTCTGCGCCTGGCCGACGGGACTCTATCGCCGGAGACGCCGGCCGGTAAAAAGGCGTCCGGGAGGGCGGTGTCTTGAAGTCACAGCGCTTGATTCCCGGAATTCGGGTTTTCCTTGCCGTGACTGCCTGCGTAGTGCTGGCTACCGTGGGGCCTGTTGACGCGGCGACGGTCAGCAAGATCAGTGTAGAAGGCACCGAGCGTGTCGATGAAGGCCCGCTGCGGGTAGAGATCAACCTGGCCGTAGGCCGGTCGCTCGACGAAGAAACGGTCGACGCAGATATCAAGGCCCTTTATGGCATGGGTTTCTTCGAACAGGTGTGGGTCACCAGCCGCGAGTTGCCCGGTGGTGTTGAGATTGTCTACCACGTGCGCGAGCGCCCATGGGTTTCGGGCTTGGTTTTTGAGGGGGTAAGCAAGGTTGCGGTCGAAGACCTGCAGGCTGTGGTAAACGTGAACGAGCGCACCATGCTCGACCCGGACGCGGTGCTGGCGGGGCTGGTCGAAGCCCGCAAGCTCTACTCGAGCGAGGGCTACCCCGACGCGGCTATCGAGTACAGTGTCGCTCTCGATGATGAGAACCAGGCGGTAGTGACATGGACGGTTGACGAAGGAGAACTGGTTCGCGTCGACGAAATCCTTTTCGAGGGAGTGACTGCCTTCAAGCATCGCAAGCTGCGCAAGTTGATGACCACCCGCACCAAGTGGTTTCTTTCTTTCCTGACCGGGGCGGGCCTGCTCAACGAAGACGAGCTCGCTACTGACGTGGAGCGGGTGCAGGCCTTCTACTACGACCACGGCTACGTGAGGGTGCGAGTCGACGAACCTGTAATTTCGCGTGACGGCGATGAACTCACGGTCACCATCAAGGTAAACGAAGGGCCGCTTCACCACGTAGGTGAGGTCAATTTTGAGGGCGACCTCGTCATCGACGACGATCTGTTACGCGCCGCAGCTGGCCTGGTGTCGGGCGACGTTTTCAGTCCCAGCGCCTTGCGCGAAGCGGTGTTCTCACTGGTAGAAGTCTACGGCAACCAAGGCTACGCGTTTGCCGATGTAGAGCCGCGTAGCCGCGTTGACCCGGAAACCCACCTCGTTGATCTCCGCTTCGCGTGTACCAGCGGGGCGGTAGTTAACGTTCGCCGCATTGACATCCGAGGCAACACAAAGACCAGGGATAAGGTCATTCGCCGCGAGCTGTTGCTCAGGGAAGGCGTGCGTTTTTCGGGCACGGGCCTGAGGGAAAGCAAGGACGAGGTTCAGCGGACCGGCCTTTTTGAGTCGGTGGAGCTCATCACCCAGCGTACCGACCAGGAAGACGAGCTCGACCTGCTTGTGCAGGTGAGCGAGGGGCGAACGGGCACCTTCGCGGCTGGTGCCGGTTTCAGTTCGGCCGACCAGGTGTTGTTCAATGCACGTATTTCCGAGCGCAACCTTTTCGGTCGCGGCCAGCGCCTGGTGCTCAACGCCGACGTGGGCAGCATCAGACAGAATTTCCAGTTCGGGCTCACCGAACCCTGGTGGAAGGACAAGCCGCTCAGCCTCGGCATTGATCTTTTTGACTGGAGCCTGGAGTTCGACAGGTTTACCCGTGGCGGAACCGGTGGTGCCTTGCGCGCGTCTTATCCGTTGCGGGATCTTGGCCTGACCGGTATCGCCGGCCTGTCGACGCAGCACGTGAGGGCGGGGTTGGAATACAGGCTGGAAGAGGCGGTCATCGACGGGGTCAGCGGTCGACCTTTGCCCAGCGTTAAGGACCAGGAAGGCACCAGCCTCACCAGCAGTATATCGCCCACTTTGTCGCGTAACACGCTAGACCACCCCTTCGATCCAACGCGGGGCTCGCGCATCATAATCAACGCTGAGATCGCGGGGCTGGGCGGGGAGTCAGATTTTTTCAAGGTGGAGCTGTCGGGCCGCTGGTACTTTCCGATTTACACGACGCAGGCTGGCAACGTCATCAATTGGGCGCTGGGCACGCGCCTGGGTTACGGCGTGGGCGACACCGGCAACAGCGGCGAGGAACTACCGTTGTTTGAGCGCTATTTTCCCGGCGGCATCAACAGCCTGCGGGGTTATGATCCGAGGAGCCTCGGGCCGCTCGAAGAGTATTGCGACAACACGGGTAACGAGCGCAACTGCTTCGAGGAGTCGGTGGGTGGTAGCCAGCAGCTCATCGTCAACAACGAAGTCATCTTTCCTATATTCAGCGAAGCCGGCCTCAAGGGCGTCATGTTCGTTGACAGTGGCAACGCCTGGACCGCCTCCGACGGCATAGATCCCGGTGACATAATGTACTCGGTTGGCTGGGGGGTGCGATGGCTTTCTCCCATGGGCCCGTTACGCGTTGAGATTGGTTACCCGCTTCGAAAGCGTGAAGGAGACAGCGCTAGCGTGGTGTCGTTCTCCTTTGGCGCGCCCTTCTGATAGTGAAGAAAAACATCGACCTGGAGTAAATATAGTCATCATGAAACGCCAACTTGCTTTTCTAGCCCTCTCAGTTCTGCTCGCCGTACCCGCAGGCGCCGGCGCCGAGGACCTCAAGATCGGTTACGTGATCACCCAGCGCCTGCTGGTCGAGACCGAGATCGGCGGTCGTGCCGCCGATCGCCTGGCCGAGGAAATGAAGCAGGCAAAGGAAACGCTGGGTGGCAAAGTCGACGAGCTCAAGGAACTCGAAGAAGACCTCAAGAAGCGCGCGATGGTGCTGGCCGATGACGAGCGTACCCGCCTGACGACCCAGTACGAAGATGGCGTGACCGATATCAAGAGGCTCAACGAAGATATGCAGGCGCGCTTCAAGAAGATCGAGATGGAAGTCATGGTCGAGGTGCAGGAAGTCATCCGCGATGTAATTGACGAGTGGGGCAAGGCCAACGGTTACGACCTCATACTGGACGCTTCTACGCTCGTGTACGTGTCTAACAAGGCCGATGTTACCGGCAAGATAATAAAAGCCGTAGACGAGAGCGTTCAAGAGGGTCAGTGAGCCGGGCTGCATCTCCTTCGAAGAGCGCGCCAGCCGGCGATATTCATCCCACGGCTATCGTCGAAGAAGGTGCCCGCATGGGAGCCGGCACCACGGTGGGTGCTTACACGGTCATAGGCGCGGGCGTAACGCTGGGTGCCAACTGCACGGTGGGCCCGCACGTTGTCATCGAGGGCGATACCACAATCGGCGACGGTAACAGGATCCTGCAGTTTGCCTCGGTGGGGGGGCCGCCACAGGACCTCAAGTACAACGACGAACCGACCCGTCTCGAAATCGGAAACGGCAACACCATTCGCGAGTTTGTTACTCTCAACCGCGGCACCGAGGAAGGGGGCGGCGTCACACGGATAGGCAATAGCAACTTAATGATGGCGTACTGCCACGTTGCCCACGACTGTCGCGTCGGCGACGGCGTGGTACTGGCCAACGCGGCCACCCTGGCCGGCCATGTGTACCTCGAAGACTTTGCCATAGTGGGCGGCCTGGTAGCCATTCATCAGTTCGTGCGCATCGGCAGCTCGGTGATCCTCGGTGGTGGGTCGATGGTGACACTGGACGTGCCCCCGTTTTGCATGGCGGCGGGAGATCGCGCCAAGCTGCACGGACTCAATACCGTCGGGTTGAAGCGCCGAGGCTTCGAAGACCAGGCGCTCAAAGACCTGAGGGCTGCCTACCGGGTGCTCTTCCAGGAATCCAACAAGCTGGCCGATGCGCTGGCCCTGTTGCGCGAGCGCTACGCCGATTCCGAAAAAGTCATGGCAATGGTTGACTTCATAGCGGCCTCCGAACGCGGCATCTGCCGCCAGTAGCCCGGACGTGGAACGACTGGGCCTGATTGCGGGCAACGGGAACTTTCCGCTGCTGTTTGCCCGAGAGGCGCGCAGCCGTGGCTGCGTTCTCACCGCCGTCGCCCACCGCGACGAGACCGACCCCGCGTTGGCTGCCCTGGTCGACGACCTGCGTTGGATACGCGTGGGCCAGGTTGGCCGCATGATCAATTGTTTCAAGCGAGCGGGCGTGAGCCGGGCGGTTATGGTGGGCGGTATCAACAAGGTGCGTAGCCTCGCATCGCTGCGGCCCGACTGGCGCGGCCTGCGCCTGATCGCTGGGGCCGCTGGCCGTGGCGATGACTCCTTGTTGAGGGCACTGGCTGCTGAACTCGAGGGCGAAGGCATAGAGGTAGTGTCTTCCACCCTGTTTCTTGATCGCCTGCTGGTCGAGGCCGGGCACGTCACCGGCCCGCGACCTTCGCCCGAACTGCTGGCCGACATTCGCGTTGGTTGCAGGGTGCTGGCCGCCCTCGGTGAGCTCGATGTCGGCCAGTCGGTGGTCGTCGAAAACGGAGTGGTGTTGGCAGTTGAGGCAATAGAAGGCACCGACGCCGCGGCGAGGCGCGCGGGCGAACTCGGGCGCGGTCGCGCCGTGTTGGTCAAGGGGGCAAAGCGAGGCCAGGACCTGCGCTTCGACCTGCCCGCTGCCGGAACCCGGACCATAAAGGTGATGAAAGAGTCCGGCGTCGCGGCCCTGGCCCTGCGCGCGGGCTCAACGATAATAGTGGACGACGAAGGCTTCGCCGAGGCGGCCCGGGCCGCGGGAGTCAGCGTGCTGGGCTGGACGGGCGACGGCGAGGTTCCGGGAATTGGCTGACGCTGAAGCGACTACAGCGCTGCGCGCAGGCGTAGCCGGGGCGGGGCACCTGGGCACCTGGCACGCCCGCAAGTATGCCGAGCTGGCCAACGTTGAACTCGTGGCCGTGTACGACGTGGACGGTGACAAGGCCGCCCAGCTCGCCGCGGAGCTCGGTTGTCGCGTGGCAGTTGACGAAACCGATCTCTATTCCTCCGTTGACGTGTTGAGCGTGGCCGTGCCCACCGTTGCCCACGAGCAGGTGGGGGTCGCTGCCCTGCAGGCCGGGGTGCACCTGCTCATGGAAAAACCCCTGGCTCACGATCTCGAGTCGGGCAGGCGAATCGCGGCTGCCGCCACCGCGGCGCAGCGAGTGTTGCAGGTCGGCCACCTCGAGCGTTTCAACCCGGTGTTCAGCAGCTTGAAAGAAACCGTTGACGAAGCCCGCTTCATCGAGTGCCATCGCTTGTCGCCGTTCGCCGGCCGCGGCACCGACGTGGACGTGGTGCGCGACGTGATGATCCACGATCTTGATCTTGTCGAGTACCTCGTTGGCAAGCCAGTGGTGTCGATCGAAGGAATAGGCGTACCCGTGCTGAGCGACACCATCGATATCGCCAACGTACGACTTCGCTTCGAGGGCGGCTGCGTGGCCAACATGACCGCAAGTCGAGTGAGCCTGAAAAAGGAACGCAAGATGCGCGTATTCCAGGAAGACGCCTACGTTTCGATAGATTTTGACAGCGGTCGTGTGATGGTCGCCCGCAGGGGCTCCGAGCCACGTGACCCCGCCCGGCCCATGTCGGGCATAGAGGCCGAGGAAACCTTGCTCTCG includes the following:
- a CDS encoding LpxI family protein; amino-acid sequence: MERLGLIAGNGNFPLLFAREARSRGCVLTAVAHRDETDPALAALVDDLRWIRVGQVGRMINCFKRAGVSRAVMVGGINKVRSLASLRPDWRGLRLIAGAAGRGDDSLLRALAAELEGEGIEVVSSTLFLDRLLVEAGHVTGPRPSPELLADIRVGCRVLAALGELDVGQSVVVENGVVLAVEAIEGTDAAARRAGELGRGRAVLVKGAKRGQDLRFDLPAAGTRTIKVMKESGVAALALRAGSTIIVDDEGFAEAARAAGVSVLGWTGDGEVPGIG
- a CDS encoding OmpH family outer membrane protein, which translates into the protein MKRQLAFLALSVLLAVPAGAGAEDLKIGYVITQRLLVETEIGGRAADRLAEEMKQAKETLGGKVDELKELEEDLKKRAMVLADDERTRLTTQYEDGVTDIKRLNEDMQARFKKIEMEVMVEVQEVIRDVIDEWGKANGYDLILDASTLVYVSNKADVTGKIIKAVDESVQEGQ
- the bamA gene encoding outer membrane protein assembly factor BamA; the protein is MKSQRLIPGIRVFLAVTACVVLATVGPVDAATVSKISVEGTERVDEGPLRVEINLAVGRSLDEETVDADIKALYGMGFFEQVWVTSRELPGGVEIVYHVRERPWVSGLVFEGVSKVAVEDLQAVVNVNERTMLDPDAVLAGLVEARKLYSSEGYPDAAIEYSVALDDENQAVVTWTVDEGELVRVDEILFEGVTAFKHRKLRKLMTTRTKWFLSFLTGAGLLNEDELATDVERVQAFYYDHGYVRVRVDEPVISRDGDELTVTIKVNEGPLHHVGEVNFEGDLVIDDDLLRAAAGLVSGDVFSPSALREAVFSLVEVYGNQGYAFADVEPRSRVDPETHLVDLRFACTSGAVVNVRRIDIRGNTKTRDKVIRRELLLREGVRFSGTGLRESKDEVQRTGLFESVELITQRTDQEDELDLLVQVSEGRTGTFAAGAGFSSADQVLFNARISERNLFGRGQRLVLNADVGSIRQNFQFGLTEPWWKDKPLSLGIDLFDWSLEFDRFTRGGTGGALRASYPLRDLGLTGIAGLSTQHVRAGLEYRLEEAVIDGVSGRPLPSVKDQEGTSLTSSISPTLSRNTLDHPFDPTRGSRIIINAEIAGLGGESDFFKVELSGRWYFPIYTTQAGNVINWALGTRLGYGVGDTGNSGEELPLFERYFPGGINSLRGYDPRSLGPLEEYCDNTGNERNCFEESVGGSQQLIVNNEVIFPIFSEAGLKGVMFVDSGNAWTASDGIDPGDIMYSVGWGVRWLSPMGPLRVEIGYPLRKREGDSASVVSFSFGAPF
- a CDS encoding ABC transporter ATP-binding protein is translated as MTGGILVGQGLTRRFDDGERVIEVLVNVCLEVERGESVAVVGESGVGKSTLLHLLSGLDNPDSGRVMLDGQDLFAQDAAGLADLRNRSIGFVFQFHHLMGDFDAVENVMMPLLIGGMGRTEASGKAVELLERVGLGERLHHRPAELSGGEQQRVAVARALVARPAVVFADEPTGNLDPQATVEVQQLLDEVRREANCAMVVATHDPVMAARADRVLRLADGTLSPETPAGKKASGRAVS
- a CDS encoding Gfo/Idh/MocA family oxidoreductase, with the protein product MADAEATTALRAGVAGAGHLGTWHARKYAELANVELVAVYDVDGDKAAQLAAELGCRVAVDETDLYSSVDVLSVAVPTVAHEQVGVAALQAGVHLLMEKPLAHDLESGRRIAAAATAAQRVLQVGHLERFNPVFSSLKETVDEARFIECHRLSPFAGRGTDVDVVRDVMIHDLDLVEYLVGKPVVSIEGIGVPVLSDTIDIANVRLRFEGGCVANMTASRVSLKKERKMRVFQEDAYVSIDFDSGRVMVARRGSEPRDPARPMSGIEAEETLLSSGDPLKTQVQAFLDCVRTGSKPVVDGEQGLRALELAERVVQALEVPGDLS
- the lpxA gene encoding acyl-ACP--UDP-N-acetylglucosamine O-acyltransferase, with protein sequence MGAGTTVGAYTVIGAGVTLGANCTVGPHVVIEGDTTIGDGNRILQFASVGGPPQDLKYNDEPTRLEIGNGNTIREFVTLNRGTEEGGGVTRIGNSNLMMAYCHVAHDCRVGDGVVLANAATLAGHVYLEDFAIVGGLVAIHQFVRIGSSVILGGGSMVTLDVPPFCMAAGDRAKLHGLNTVGLKRRGFEDQALKDLRAAYRVLFQESNKLADALALLRERYADSEKVMAMVDFIAASERGICRQ